The DNA segment CGGGTCTGCAGTTTGCCTTCGATGTAGACCTGCGAACCCTTGCGCAGGTATTCACCGGCGATCTCTGCAACCTTGCCGAACATCGACACACGGTGCCATTCGGTTTTCTCGACCTTCTGGCCGGTCTGCTTGTCGGTCCACTGTTCGCTGGTCGCCAGACTCAGGTTGGTCACGGCGTTACCGTTAGGCAAGTAGCGAACTTCGGGATCCTGGCCGCATGTACCGACCAATATGACTTTGTTAACCCCACGGGCCATAACGTTCTCCTAGGCTGGGCGCGCTGTCGGCACTGGGTTGACCAGTTGCTCGAGCGTCGCGCGATCCAATAGTTCGGTGTCCAATTTGATGTAAATGGCCGCTTCTTCCGCGACCACGACTGCATCTGTTACCCCTACGACGGCCTTCAGGCGTTCTACCAGACCGCTTTCACGGATCGCCTCGGGCGATAGCGGCAAACGCAGACTTGTGACGTAGGGAGGTTCGCGCATGGTAACAGCAAAGACCAGCCAAAGTGCAGCCAGCCCGGCGCATCCGAGGAACACAACCGACAAACCGCCATGCTGGAACATCCAGCCGCCCATGATGCCGCCCAGCGCCGAACCGAGGAACTGGCTGGTGGAATACACCCCCATTGCCGTGCCTTTGCCGCCTGCCGGTGACACTTTACTGATCAGCGAAGGCAGTGACGCCTCCAGCAGGTTGAACGCGGTGAAAAACACCACCGTGCCGATTACCAGTGCCCGTAGGCTGTCGCCGAACTGCCAGAAGAATAGTTCAGTGAGCATCAATGTCGCGACGGCGCCGAGCAAAACTCGTTTCATTTTGCGTTTCTTCTCGCCATAGATGATGAACGGGATCATGGCGAAGAACGAAATCAGCAATGCGGTCAGGTACACCCACCAGTGCTCCTCCTTGGGCAACCCGGCCTTTTCCACCAGCGCCAGG comes from the Pseudomonas shahriarae genome and includes:
- a CDS encoding single-stranded DNA-binding protein; translation: MARGVNKVILVGTCGQDPEVRYLPNGNAVTNLSLATSEQWTDKQTGQKVEKTEWHRVSMFGKVAEIAGEYLRKGSQVYIEGKLQTREWEKDGIKRYTTEIVVDMQGTMQLLGGRPQGDQQGQGGMSNSAPRPQQSRPQPSQQPQRESRPAPQQAAPQPAADFDSFDDDIPF